The proteins below come from a single Bacteroidales bacterium genomic window:
- a CDS encoding tetratricopeptide repeat protein, which translates to MRALYITLILIFFNILAKGNLTIPDSISIKYNLLKSDSNKAEFLINKAFSLQGNFPKLAFELAEKALFYSEQANYIQGMCKSYNILGSIKCNIGEYITAIEYHEKAFERAKFINDYWLLSETYNYMGNVAYAQKKYSKAIEYYKESLEYSEKSKYKTQSLNNLYKLGLIYETLDNLNDAYRCYKRSLLIEEELKNKEGMFYSLMGIASVSMKKENYYQAFILYNKAKDIAKELNILSYQSLVYSKLGDLAKAQKKYVEALNNYMIALKIADSLEYYKDKRDCYYNLAYTNEKLQYYKEAYQNLYRFVEINDTLYNAEVNEQIARMQMRFDLKAKEKEIEFFKQKEEQRTKERNFMIVGSIFLFIILVLLFLLYRNRQKHAQKLKYQYNEIKEKQDELNTAIEQLNQLNLELKKSNDQITDSLLYASTLQQLLLPFEKQFKFYFQNSFVFNQPKHLVSGDFAWIYETNNYYYFAVADCTGHGLAGALISIKAFSLLNNYVSNNNQASTGEILLWLNQNWSPIHKAHSEQEDSLEISLCRLNKQSFEMQYSTTNHKIVVIQHTGESNILNNNMFCIGGNINNNEPIYFNTDQITLHKDDTIYLFTDGFADQFGHGNQKLMFNAFLEQLKSLSKYPIQQQETILKNFFMEWKGKRQQTDDVLVIGLRI; encoded by the coding sequence ATGAGAGCATTATATATAACACTCATTTTAATTTTTTTTAATATTTTAGCTAAAGGAAACTTAACCATACCCGATTCTATTTCAATCAAATATAATCTTCTTAAAAGCGATTCAAACAAGGCAGAGTTTCTTATAAATAAAGCGTTTTCGTTACAAGGGAATTTTCCTAAACTTGCATTCGAATTGGCCGAAAAAGCATTGTTTTATTCAGAACAAGCCAATTATATTCAAGGAATGTGTAAGTCGTACAATATTCTTGGTTCAATAAAATGCAATATAGGCGAATATATTACTGCCATTGAATATCACGAAAAAGCATTTGAACGTGCTAAGTTTATTAACGATTATTGGTTGCTATCAGAAACTTATAATTACATGGGCAATGTAGCTTATGCACAAAAAAAGTACAGCAAAGCTATAGAATATTACAAAGAATCGTTAGAATACAGCGAAAAATCGAAATATAAAACACAATCTCTAAATAATTTATACAAATTAGGATTGATATACGAAACATTAGATAACCTAAATGACGCTTATCGTTGTTACAAACGTAGTTTACTTATCGAAGAAGAATTAAAAAATAAAGAAGGCATGTTTTATAGTTTAATGGGAATAGCCTCTGTTAGTATGAAAAAAGAAAATTATTATCAAGCTTTTATTTTATACAACAAAGCCAAAGATATAGCAAAAGAATTAAATATACTTTCGTATCAGTCGCTCGTATATTCGAAATTAGGTGATTTAGCTAAGGCACAAAAAAAATACGTAGAAGCCCTAAATAACTATATGATTGCATTAAAAATTGCCGATTCGCTAGAATATTATAAAGATAAACGCGATTGCTATTATAATTTAGCTTATACAAACGAAAAGTTACAATATTACAAAGAAGCCTATCAAAATCTTTATCGTTTTGTCGAAATTAACGATACACTTTATAATGCCGAAGTAAACGAACAAATAGCACGCATGCAAATGCGATTCGATTTAAAAGCAAAGGAAAAAGAAATTGAATTTTTCAAACAAAAAGAAGAGCAACGAACAAAAGAAAGAAATTTTATGATTGTAGGCTCAATTTTTTTATTCATTATTTTAGTATTATTATTTTTATTATACAGAAACAGACAAAAACACGCACAAAAACTTAAATACCAATACAACGAAATAAAAGAAAAACAAGACGAACTCAATACTGCTATTGAACAACTAAATCAATTAAATTTAGAATTAAAAAAGAGCAACGACCAAATTACCGATAGTTTATTATATGCATCAACCCTTCAACAATTATTATTGCCTTTTGAAAAACAATTTAAGTTTTATTTTCAAAACTCATTTGTTTTTAATCAGCCCAAACATCTTGTAAGTGGTGATTTTGCTTGGATTTATGAAACAAATAATTATTATTACTTTGCTGTTGCCGATTGCACAGGTCATGGACTGGCAGGAGCATTAATTAGTATCAAAGCCTTTAGTCTGCTAAATAATTATGTTAGCAATAATAATCAAGCATCAACAGGCGAAATTCTTTTGTGGTTAAACCAAAATTGGAGCCCCATACATAAGGCTCATAGCGAACAAGAAGACAGTTTAGAAATTTCGCTTTGCCGATTAAATAAACAAAGTTTTGAAATGCAATATTCAACAACGAATCATAAAATTGTAGTTATTCAGCATACAGGCGAAAGCAATATTCTAAACAATAATATGTTTTGCATTGGTGGAAATATTAACAACAACGAACCCATTTATTTCAATACCGACCAAATAACTTTACATAAAGACGATACCATTTATTTGTTTACAGATGGTTTTGCTGATCAATTTGGACATGGCAATCAAAAACTTATGTTTAATGCATTTTTAGAACAATTAAAATCGCTTTCAAAATATCCTATACAACAACAAGAAACTATATTAAAAAACTTTTTTATGGAATGGAAAGGCAAAAGACAACAAACCGACGATGTGTTGGTAATAGGACTTCGCATTTAA
- a CDS encoding alpha/beta hydrolase, translating into MKFLFLSLSLLLVSNIFALNPLRQYAVKPSDFGLSFEELKIATSDGLKLNAWYFPASQTSYKIMVLSDDGNGNMSDLMEHVSIFLSLGYHVLTYDYRGYGASSDFEIKPNFYIYAQFQKDLNAVIDYLKKERTSLPKIHLYGIGIGAGLSIAVAANRNLGTVIADSPYTTLELAKQRIKEASGQDVLLPLGYNKNEIEPKYALETKGGQLNGVMFIVGENDKIYTPKDIKELAKIRSAISTIYTVKNSNGENNLLANKEKYLEEIKKFLKL; encoded by the coding sequence ATGAAATTTTTGTTTTTAAGCTTATCCTTGCTATTAGTTAGCAATATTTTTGCCTTAAATCCATTGCGGCAATATGCGGTAAAACCTTCGGACTTTGGTTTATCGTTTGAGGAATTAAAAATTGCTACTTCAGATGGTTTAAAACTTAATGCTTGGTATTTTCCTGCAAGCCAAACTTCGTATAAAATAATGGTTTTAAGCGATGATGGTAATGGCAATATGTCTGATTTAATGGAACATGTGAGTATTTTTTTGTCGTTGGGATATCATGTTTTAACATACGACTATCGAGGCTATGGGGCTAGTAGCGATTTTGAAATAAAACCCAACTTTTATATATATGCTCAATTTCAAAAAGATTTAAATGCAGTCATCGATTATTTAAAAAAAGAACGGACTAGTTTGCCTAAAATACATTTATATGGCATTGGCATTGGAGCTGGACTTTCTATTGCAGTTGCTGCAAATCGCAATTTAGGAACTGTTATTGCCGATTCTCCTTATACAACATTAGAGTTAGCTAAACAAAGAATAAAAGAAGCCAGCGGACAAGACGTTTTATTGCCTTTAGGTTATAATAAGAACGAAATAGAACCTAAATATGCATTAGAAACAAAGGGAGGACAATTAAATGGAGTAATGTTTATTGTTGGCGAAAATGATAAAATATATACACCTAAAGATATAAAAGAACTTGCAAAAATACGTTCGGCGATTTCTACCATTTATACTGTTAAAAATAGTAATGGTGAAAACAATTTATTGGCTAATAAAGAAAAATATTTAGAAGAAATAAAGAAGTTTTTAAAATTATAA
- a CDS encoding cytidine deaminase has protein sequence MKERNIQFQIKEYTSVNELDLIYQNLIKEAENAAHKAYAPYSSFFVGAAILLDNNEVITGNNQENAAYPSGLCAERVALFYANAHFPNQKVKAIAITAFVNNTIKVDEPVPPCGSCRQVILESQLRQNEPVTLILAGKNKIQLIEDASLLLPLHFDKEMLL, from the coding sequence GTGAAAGAACGTAACATTCAATTTCAGATTAAAGAATATACATCTGTAAATGAATTAGATTTAATTTATCAAAATTTAATTAAAGAGGCTGAAAATGCTGCTCATAAAGCATATGCTCCATATTCTTCGTTTTTTGTTGGAGCTGCCATTTTGTTAGATAACAATGAGGTGATTACGGGTAATAATCAGGAAAATGCTGCCTATCCTTCGGGATTATGTGCCGAGCGTGTTGCCTTATTCTATGCTAATGCACATTTTCCCAACCAAAAAGTAAAAGCCATTGCTATTACAGCCTTTGTCAACAATACGATAAAAGTTGACGAACCAGTACCTCCTTGTGGCAGCTGTCGTCAAGTAATTTTAGAAAGCCAATTAAGACAAAACGAACCTGTTACATTGATCTTAGCTGGAAAAAATAAAATACAACTAATCGAAGATGCTTCGTTGTTGTTACCTTTACATTTCGACAAAGAAATGCTTTTATAA